ACTTTTAATCAAAATTATAACTAGGGTAAATTATCCAAACGATAAAATAAAGTTTAGTGTCACTCCATTTCCATTTTAGACTAAAAGTTTGTAACCGGTTCTATCTATATGCATATTTGCAAAaaataagctttcctttttGCCTTTCTTGGTATGCCGGTCGCTGCTGCTCTCCACATTACATTGTCCCTCACTCTTCTTGTAGTTGCCAACATTGTCAACTTGGGAACTGTTCTGAATGCAACAATTTCCACCGCCGTGCCTGCTGCTTCGTCATGGCATTTGGAGTAACCCCGAACATTCTCTGCGCTGAGATCATCCCTACGAGCATCCACGACCTCTGCATTGCCATCTGAGCCCTCACATTCTGGATTGGAGACATCATCATCACTTACGCATTTCCTGTCATGCTCTTCTCCGTTGGATTTGCTGGCATCTTGGGAATCTATGTTGTCCGGTGCATTGTTCCTGGATATTTGTTTACTTGAAGGTGCCTGAAACTAAAGACATGCCTCTTGAAGTTAGCTGCTGCTGATGCATCTGTTGGATTCCAATGATAACTGATTTGATTGTTCAGAGGATTTGAAAGTTTGGTTTGGCTTTAGACTGGGATTACGAGGACAGGATTTGAGTTGGAAAAAGTGCTGATGACTGGATTGCATTTTTAGAAAGTGATTTTGTAATCATCACTATCCCTCACTTAATTCTGCACCAGTATCTTTGGTACCAAAAAATCAATTCTCTTGGGTCATAAGCTCATAAGTGACATGTTTTGTTCGACTATTTGCCTCACTTAATATTAATTTGACCTGCCTACTTTAACTAtttatttatacaaatatttgtaCTATCTTTCTAATAGAGATAAGACGTATATATATTTGCGAGCCGTACTTCTATTAGAAAAATTATATGTAAATAGATGATAAATGTAGCATTACTATTTTTATaatatgttttaaaattttgaaaaaaaaaaaaaaggaactgtTTTTAACTGCAGGCCTAAAGCAGAGCCCTGTTGCCGCCTAGCAATAGAAAAGTCTTCACCAAATTGAGTTagaagaattagggttttagagCTCCAAAGATCCAAACTTTATCAGTCTCTCCGAAAGTAATTAGAGAAATGGAAACCCAATCAAAGGACGGAGACTCTCTGGAGAAGCGGCCCGGCATCTTCTTCCTCGGCTCCCCCGGCGTCGTCGAACGCTCTCTCATTTCCCGTATGctctctatctttctctctcctttggTCGATGCTAAATTCATGACCTCTTGATTTCTAGGCTTActggatttgaatttttgacGATGCTTCTGATTATTCATCGTCATCTCAGCTGGTAGTTGATGGGTatgtaaaatttgaattttgggatCAAAGAATTCAACTCTTAGAAATTTTGGGAACAAACAATTcgttttgaattcttttgaaatgtgtattttgatgatttttgttgTAAAGAAATAGATGGAATATCTCTACAAATTACTACACAGCTGGTGTTTTGGTATGGATGGCTCATCTCCATGACGAATTTTTTGCAGAGGCCCTCCCAATGTATGAGCAGTTGGCTGCCTTGATCTTGGTTTTCGACACAACTGAGGTTTTGGTCTCTTGCCACTCACTCTTTGTCACTTTGTTTACTtgtttatcatgattttcaatGTGTCTTATATCAATTTGCTCTCATTATGCTGCAGTTGTCGTCTCTGTCTGCGCTTAAGAAATGGGTATCTCAAACTGATCTTCAAAAGTTCGATATACTAGTATGCGTAGGGAATAAGGTTGATCGTGTTCCGGGTCACCCGGTTCATGCCGAATATAGAAGACGACTGCAGAAGCTTGGAGACCCGTTTGCTGATGCCGGTCCAGGGTTCACTGCGTAGGGAATCTCCGAGACTGAAGGAAGCAGGTTTATTGGGGGATGACGAACCATTTTGGGAGGCAAGGCACACATGTTTGGAATGGTGCACTGAGCATAACATTGAGTTCGTCGAAGGTTGTGCTTCAAATGCTGATTTTGACAGATGTAAGGTAGCCCTTCTTTCTGACTTGTAGTTTATGGCAAGTTTTATACGAacgtgaaaaataaaaagtatgcTGCTCGAGGGTAGAAACGTCGTGCAATTAGGATGATTGAAGATAGATCGAAGGTAGCCCTTCTTTTTGGCTGTTCCGATCACATCCTTCTTGGGTAAACTAAAAGAGAATTGACGGTAGAAATGAATGCACTTTGGTATGTGTTGAATCTTTATCGATCCCtctttttttaatgtttaacaATTGAACTCATTAATATTAAAATagataaaaatgataaaaagagtacgaacaaaaaaaatcttaaatgcTTTTGTTGCAGTCTTTCAAGTTAATTGTGTATTTTCATGCATTTTAACCTTTGTATGTACATAATTGATTTGTCATACGGTCATAGTAGCTTGACATCGTTTATGTGTCATGGGGTGAAAAGAACATGTGCTtcaataacaaacaaaaaaaaaatgaaaattgtttgaaatttttgagttttcatgataaggacaaaataaaggataaagtgaatagtatcaagattgactttttagtataaattattttctcaTTTGTGATAGAAAAAATCACCTTAAATGACTCACCTTTCTTCATGTATGTGACATTATTTATATGGTTCAAAATGACACAAACCGGATATAAATAATGTGGGGGTGTGGTTAAGGAAAAAATGCATTATTACTTTGGTAACTTAGAAACCACCTATTGTTGGTGAAACCAGAATTTTCCTAACATTTACTCACTGATGTTATcgttttgtaaaaaaataaagataaactCTGCACCTCCATCCTTTTTTCAACGCACTGCATATTCCTCTGCTTTtctcttgtttttatttttttattttttttctcgttacgaaaatgaaaattatccaAAAAGAATGGTATTAGCTATTCCCCATCCTAAATGGAAGCGTGAAGGGATGAGATAGGGAATGGGACCCTGACAAAGACTGATAATAGTATTAGTAATTAGTCTTCGGTAGTTCAAAGACGACCGTGGAACCAAGTTTGAATGCAcacctcccttttttttttattcttgaattaaaaaaatcaaaaaggaaaattaataggttgaaataaaaataaaaattaagtaCAAAAGAAGGAAACGGTGTGAAGAAAGTCACTCTACAATACGTAATACTTTTGTTACATTTTTGAAAGTCAATTGCATGTTGCCgtgcattttaatttttgagtaTAGAATACTTGATATATTGTCAATTAATCATCTGTATTTTGTCAATTAGTGTTTGGAGCCTATGGATCCTTTAATTTGAGACGTACAAATTGAATTCAACCGTCTTCATTAATTCATTTTCCTGACCCATCGCACACAACTAACGGTCTTGATTTGATTTGCACATCAATCAACGGTCCAAATTAAAGGATCTATAGGCTCCAGACATTAACATCCAAAACGGATCCAATTCCTAAAAAAATTGATCGCGTACCAAActcccacaaagaggatccggatccTCTTCCTATCATGTTGATATCGTGGAGCAAAAGGTAATAGTCAGCAAACGAAGTTGATAGGATAGGGGTACTGTGATTGATACAAGTGAAGACGACGAGGGATAAAGTGATACTTTCGTGCTAGTTCCGAGGACATTTTGGTAACTAAGCCTTTATATTTACTACTCGATTTGATTTATAATTAATACTCTTTTTGGGTGTCGTATCGTTCTCTCTCTCAAACACTAATTACAATTTGCAGCTCGTAGCTGAAATGGGGtcccttttttctttatatGCAATTGTATTTCATTACTTCTCTTGTATTTTTCCTCagcactgaaaaaaaaaagggaaaattgtTTTCATACAAAAATTGTCCGAAAGGAATCGTTTTAGCTGTTCCCATCTGTCTAATATAAAAGTCCTAACAAAGACTGACAATAGTAACCTGGGGCTGGTAAAAAAAAGTTGTGTCAAAATCGCTACCCAGAAAATTGTCCGGAAGGAATCTTTTTATCACGTTCACATTGAAGGTGGTAGGAAACTGCTGCTTCCTACATGGGCAGAAAATCATGCGAAAGGCCTGATATATACGACAAGAGCGAATTCTTGGTGCGAGTACCAGTCCAGCATCCATACTCAATTCTTTGAAAGGCTCTTCCATTTACCTGGATTTCTCCAATGAACAATCAACttgtctcttcttcttccttcagcAGTCCTCCTTCGTGGGAGTACGATGTCTTTTTGAGCTTTAGAGGAGAGGATACACGAACCAATTTTACAGATCACTTTTACAAGGCGTTGGACGACAAGGCAATCACCACGTTCATTGATCACCAGCTTAAAAGAGGAGAAGAAATATTTCCGGCTCTTCTCGAAGCAATTGAAGAGTCGAGAATTTCGATCATTGTATTCTCTGAAAACTATGCATCGTCAAGATGGTGCTTGGATGAGCTTGTACATATCCTTGAATGTAGAAAGTCAAGGAAGCAAATTGTTTTGCCAGTTTTTTACAAAGTGGATCCGTCCGATGTACGAAAGCAAACGAGTAGTTTTGGTGACGCGTTTACAGAAAAGTTCAAATTTGAAGACAACAAGGAGAAGATCCTCACATGGAGGAGTGCTCTTACAGATGCAGCAAGTTTGTCAGGATATACTTTCAAAGAGGGAGAGTACGTATATTTCTTTCCCTTATACTGCCTTTAATCTGAAAAGATGATTTCATCtgaaattcaattttctttacGTAAAACCCAACCTAGTTTTTGTGCTTGACTAATTAAGCTTAACAAGTTAGATTTTATATCTTTCGGTTTCCTAAAATACCCCTAATAACAATTTGATTCTCTTGCATATTTATATCCATTTATTGTGTTAAACCTATTGCAAGTTAAATGGTCATTATTAATTGTGTTAAATTTCGAATTGGCTGGATTAATTACCCGAGTGTACCCATTTTTTGTtgttcaaattttaaatttattaatattttttggtttcctaattttgtttgaaaaatcaATTTACCTAcgtttttgaaaaattaatttacatattactTATTTTGATTAATAATGTACCTGTGGTGTTGTTTTATAATTTACCGATTACTAATGATGTTAGGTAAATTAGTACTTTTATGAAAGAAATGATACATATCCATCCAAAACATCTTTTTTCATCCGAACAACAACATAACATTTAAATGCAAAAAAAAGGTCCAtgtcttattattattattttaacaaaaggaaataaaaaacagTCAATGTCCTAAGTATGGAAAGATGTTAGGATTTTACAGAGTAATAAACGGCAATGTGAAATTGtgaataatgaaataggggtaaatcatttttattaatggGTCAATTATTATCTTACATGATTCTGTATTTAGTTGCAAGCGGCTCATGCTTGACTGCATCAGTGATTATCCATACCTCtgttttttttcaatcttttttatctattcattctcttcttctttttacctttttttcttttttcaaagaaaTATAGCAGAAAAAGTTGATTAGCTAAATGTGTCAATTTTGTTATATAAACTGGTAGGTATGAAGCTACATTTATCAGTAAGATCGTGGAGGAGATCTTCGTCCCCGTACAACAATGCACGCATTTGAAGGTAGCCAATTACCCAGTTGGAATGGAGTCTTGTGTAGAAAAGGTGAAAGAGCTTTTAGGTGTCAGTGGAAATGATCCGTGTGTGGTTGGGATTTGGGGGTCATCTGGAATCGGCAAGACAACAGTTGCAAAAGCTGTTTATAATGCAATTGCTTATGAGTTTGAAGGTAGTTGTTTCCTGGCAGATGTTCGAGAAACGTCAATACAATACGGAGGCCTACTCCAACTACAAAACACTCTTCTGAGTGAGATTGGTGGTTCAGAGTGGAAAGCTGTCAATCTTCATAGAGGAAACATTCTTATAAAGAAACTGTTGAGGGGAAAGAAGATTCTCTTAATTCTTGATGATGTGGATGATTTTGAGCAGTTAGACAACTTGGTTGAAGTCCATCAGTTAGGTGAGGGTAGCAGAGTGATCATAACCACAAAAAATAAAGGATTGCTAGAATCTTGTAAAGTTGAGCTGATATACAAGGTCCAAAAGTTAGAAGACAACAAAGCTATTGAGCTTTTTAGTTGGAATGCCTTCGGAAAAGAAAAACCTCCAGATGTTTATTTGGGACTCGCACGACGTGCAATAGCCTATGCTCAAGGCCTCCCGTTAGCTCTTAATCTTATAGGTTCTCATTTGCGTGGTAAAAATATAGTTCGTTGGCAAGATATTTTGGATAGTTACAATGAAGAACCTCATAGAGGGATTCAAAGAGTACTTCGGAAAAGTTATGATACCTTGGAATATGTCCAACAACAACTTTTCCTAGACATTGCATGCTTCTTCAAGGGTGAAGTTAAAGACAAAGTGTTACAGATATTAAAAGGATCAAACCTCAAAGTACGTCAACATTGTATTGATGTTCTCGTTGAGAATGCCATTATAACTATTGAAGATAATAGGATTTTGATGCATGACTTGCTAGAACAAATGGGTAAGCATATAGTTTGGGAAGAATCGCCCACTGAACCAGGCGAGCGGAGCAGATTGTGGCTTCCTAAAGATGTGTACCGTGTTCTAACTAAAAACAGAGTAAGTAGAATATATGTTCTTGCATTTGATTTAATTGGCATGATTTTggaaacacaaaaaaaattaaaatcctttTGATTTCTTTGTTATATGATTTGTTTGTTAACACTATTTATTTTTCCATCTTAGggaacaaagaaaattaaaggCATTGTGGTGAAGTTGCCCGTGCCAGATGTGATACCCTTGAATACAAAAAGCTTTTCCAAGATGGTAAATcttgaaatttttataattcGTAATGCACACTTTTCTGGATGCGTTGAGTATTTACCCGACGATTTGAGGTGGATTGAATTCGGTGGGCTTCATTACTGGAGATCCAATATTCTTCAAAAGCATATACTTACATTCAATTTGCAATCCAATTGTCATCTAAGGAATTTTGTCACGTTTATTATGCCAAACAGTGACATCAGACAATTGAAGGTATTTCAGGTATGTATATGTATTATAAATTAATTTGGACAATTACTAATTTAATTGTATATCTTATTTTTGGAAAACGAAATTTGCCAAAGCTTTTCATCATTAATTATTCTATTTAAAGTTTGTGATTTTTGtttcatttgattttgatttcacAGAATTTGGCAAACCTTACATCTTTGAATTTAAGTGGTTCCGAATTCTTAGAAAAAATTCCCAACTTATCCGGAAGTCCAAACCTAAGGGAGTTGATTCTAGATGAGTGTAAACGTTTAGTTGAAGTTGATGATTCTGTTGGATTCCTTGATAAACTTGTTACATTAAGTCTTGTTGGGTGCTCTAGGCTTGAGAGATTTGCGAGGAGACTTAGATTGAGATCCCTTCAAAGACTTTATTTTGGTGGTTGTACAAGGCTCAAGAGTTTCCCAGAAATAGAGGTCGAGATGGAATCCCTACGGGTTTTGAACATAACAAAAAGTGGCATAAGAGAATTGCCTTCATCAATTGCATATCTTACTGGGCTTAAGCACTTGTGGGCAATGGGTTGTGAGAACCTTACAGGTACATCATTACATCACATTTATGGGTTGCAACGTCTCCATTATATTGAAATGAGTCGATGCCCAAAACTGGTGACATTTGGGAAGTTTTCAACTTGCTTAGATACTTCACATGACAACGGTATCCCATTAGCCCTTCCCAACGTAGGCTATCTTTTTCTTAATGGATGCAATTTATCAGAAAGTGATTTCCACGTGCCTTTTCATTGCTTGTCCAAATCAATAAGAGTTTATATGGGGGGAAACAATTTTGTTAGTCTACCTGAATGCATTAGCAAATTTGTTAACTTGGAAGCACTTTGTTTGACTGGTTGCAAGAGGCTTCGGGAAATTCCACATGCCCTTCCACCAAATCTAAGAGATTTATATCTGGATTATTGCACATCATTGGAGAAAATTCCAAAGTTGCCCTCGAGGCTTAGGTGTCTGGAGTTGACTAATTGCTTTAGAATAAGTGGTGATGAGGTGGCAAAGTTGGAAAATAATTTGTTGAACTTGAATCAGGTTCGTCTCTCCCCTCTTAATTTCTCttgaaattaaaatatataatttgttGATACTTGGGAGGGAGAACAGATCACGATTGTTTGTAATTAGTTATTTACATATTATTCACTATTGCAGGAATCTCATCGGTGCTCTCAATTGCAAGTTACATATCCAGGCGATGAAATTCCAAAACGGTTCAGCTATACCTCTAAACATCTAACAGCCACTAGGATTGAAGGTGGAATATATAATGCATGGCAACAAGCATATGTTGGAGGTAGTGAATTTAGTTTTGAAATTCCTCTAAATTTACAGGAGAGGGAGATGTTATTAGGATTGGCTCTATCTTGTGTTTTTCCACCACTGCCTTTATCAGAATTGGGATATCGTTACGTTATTCGTATTCTCATCAACAAAGCAAGTGATTATAAAGAATTTGAGTTGGATGGGAAATTCATGGAGAAAGCTCATGTGGGGCTCATGTTAGTGGATTTAGAAAAGAAGCAGGGAGATATTTGTAAAGTTAAAATTCAATTCCCCGAAGGGGCAGGCATTAAAATCTGCGGGGTGCACCCCTTATTCCGCAAAGAAGATGAACGACTTCCCTTGTCTTTGGGACCAACGAGTAGTCTTGGATCCTCAGATATCATCGATGATGAATATGATTGGCAACAACAATGGCCTTCCTTATCTTCGAACCCAGCGGATGATCATCCCAAACGCACGCAAATTGATCACAATGTTCTTTCTGATATTGAGGAGGAGCAAGAGCAACCGTCCATAGTTTCTTGGGTACGTACATTTCAGTTTTAgcgatttttttattattctttatTGTGATatcttttttaaattaatataataaaaattaattaatttaaattaaatacaGGAAAAAATTTGAACAATTTTCAATCTGCATAATCAATGATTTCATATCTTTAGAAACAAAGATTTCATATCTGTAGGtggttaggccatctccaatcggGTCCAGAGAATCAGAAGGCCGAAAATAACCCGAAAACCATCTCTAATCGAGGACTAGGCCAGAGGGCCAACCAGCTGGCCATCTTCAACCAGCCAACCAGCCCACTTGCTAGCccattttgtcttcttttttttgttttttcagccCACTTTAGGTTTAAGGATTAGGAATTTTTTTTGTcccagttctttttttttttttttaacatcccaattttttttggacgatttttttgtttaaatttctaatttttttcctacaccatttctcacatatttttcatcattccatactatcttatcttattttattttaattcttcacattccatactatagccctttggcccttggttggagatggtttttttgtGACATGACTAAAACGAGCTCTCTGGTCCTTTGGCCTCTGGTTGGAGATGAaggcaaatatggtcatgtactgttcattaaaatattaatatcttggaaggccagagggctaaaacgagccctctggccaaccttcggttggagatgaccttagttATTAGAAAAACATAAACCACATTTGTATCTTGAAGTACCTTTCACTgataaaatcaaattctaattaatcaaaacaaacaattaTGGAAGGAAAATATACAAGGAGAAATGAGATTCTAAGTACAAAATTCAAGATTAATTACCTAAAAACTTGGTTTTGTTCATATAAGTACAAAATTTCTACACGAAGATCAAAGAACTACATTGTTTGGATGAACATGTAAACCACATGCTTCTCTCTCTGTTAATCAAGTTTACACGCAGAGATGGAAGACTTGTAGGACTACTGTTTAATCAAGAGTCAAGGTTTGcaactatttttttattagcattTACTTCTGCTTTTTCAATGAATGAATAGGTGGAAAATTTGATTTGGTGTTGATTAATAAGATTTAGTAGAATTTTAATATCAAGAGGAGATAACAATGTAAAAAACATAGCCGCTTGAATCAACTTGAT
This is a stretch of genomic DNA from Malus domestica chromosome 02, GDT2T_hap1. It encodes these proteins:
- the LOC103418236 gene encoding TMV resistance protein N-like, whose amino-acid sequence is MNNQLVSSSSFSSPPSWEYDVFLSFRGEDTRTNFTDHFYKALDDKAITTFIDHQLKRGEEIFPALLEAIEESRISIIVFSENYASSRWCLDELVHILECRKSRKQIVLPVFYKVDPSDVRKQTSSFGDAFTEKFKFEDNKEKILTWRSALTDAASLSGYTFKEGEYEATFISKIVEEIFVPVQQCTHLKVANYPVGMESCVEKVKELLGVSGNDPCVVGIWGSSGIGKTTVAKAVYNAIAYEFEGSCFLADVRETSIQYGGLLQLQNTLLSEIGGSEWKAVNLHRGNILIKKLLRGKKILLILDDVDDFEQLDNLVEVHQLGEGSRVIITTKNKGLLESCKVELIYKVQKLEDNKAIELFSWNAFGKEKPPDVYLGLARRAIAYAQGLPLALNLIGSHLRGKNIVRWQDILDSYNEEPHRGIQRVLRKSYDTLEYVQQQLFLDIACFFKGEVKDKVLQILKGSNLKVRQHCIDVLVENAIITIEDNRILMHDLLEQMGKHIVWEESPTEPGERSRLWLPKDVYRVLTKNRGTKKIKGIVVKLPVPDVIPLNTKSFSKMVNLEIFIIRNAHFSGCVEYLPDDLRWIEFGGLHYWRSNILQKHILTFNLQSNCHLRNFVTFIMPNSDIRQLKVFQNLANLTSLNLSGSEFLEKIPNLSGSPNLRELILDECKRLVEVDDSVGFLDKLVTLSLVGCSRLERFARRLRLRSLQRLYFGGCTRLKSFPEIEVEMESLRVLNITKSGIRELPSSIAYLTGLKHLWAMGCENLTGTSLHHIYGLQRLHYIEMSRCPKLVTFGKFSTCLDTSHDNGIPLALPNVGYLFLNGCNLSESDFHVPFHCLSKSIRVYMGGNNFVSLPECISKFVNLEALCLTGCKRLREIPHALPPNLRDLYLDYCTSLEKIPKLPSRLRCLELTNCFRISGDEVAKLENNLLNLNQESHRCSQLQVTYPGDEIPKRFSYTSKHLTATRIEGGIYNAWQQAYVGGSEFSFEIPLNLQEREMLLGLALSCVFPPLPLSELGYRYVIRILINKASDYKEFELDGKFMEKAHVGLMLVDLEKKQGDICKVKIQFPEGAGIKICGVHPLFRKEDERLPLSLGPTSSLGSSDIIDDEYDWQQQWPSLSSNPADDHPKRTQIDHNVLSDIEEEQEQPSIVSWVSACVGCLNFWCKPRK